The proteins below are encoded in one region of Natrialbaceae archaeon AArc-T1-2:
- the cas5b gene encoding type I-B CRISPR-associated protein Cas5b: MGQESLEQWAGDDEDNTESGDAVSPERCLSVTVRGSWGHFRRIEGNVVKQTYRIIPRTTVAGLFAAVLGIERDGYYDLFAPDESAVAIEPVSEIRTINMPMNTLSTADGNLQSLNGRGKLSMKLPDPTTLRQQHNYEVLVDPAYRIDVWLSDEERYRELRETLEAGKSHYVPSLGLSEHLAEIEYHGEFEMEPGPSGDSVEVDSAVPDAVEDVVLEPGTRCQVEESPAFMTADSGGRTTAGFTAYTYNPDAGSLTVKNVEPSRVDGRTVVFV, from the coding sequence ATGGGACAGGAATCGCTCGAACAGTGGGCAGGAGACGACGAGGATAACACAGAGAGTGGTGATGCCGTCTCACCCGAACGCTGTCTCTCCGTCACCGTCCGTGGGTCGTGGGGTCACTTTCGGCGGATCGAGGGGAACGTCGTCAAACAGACCTACCGGATCATCCCGCGGACCACTGTCGCCGGACTGTTCGCCGCCGTCCTCGGTATCGAACGCGATGGGTACTACGACCTGTTCGCGCCCGACGAGTCCGCGGTGGCGATCGAGCCCGTCAGCGAGATCCGGACGATCAACATGCCGATGAACACGCTCTCGACAGCTGACGGGAACCTCCAGTCGCTCAACGGCCGGGGAAAACTCAGCATGAAGCTCCCCGATCCGACGACGCTTCGCCAGCAACACAACTACGAGGTTCTCGTCGATCCAGCCTATCGCATCGACGTCTGGCTATCTGACGAAGAGCGGTATCGAGAACTTCGGGAAACACTCGAGGCCGGCAAGAGTCACTACGTCCCCAGTCTCGGCCTCTCGGAGCACCTCGCAGAGATTGAGTACCACGGCGAGTTCGAGATGGAACCCGGGCCGAGCGGCGATTCGGTCGAGGTAGATTCAGCGGTCCCCGACGCCGTCGAGGATGTCGTACTCGAGCCCGGGACGCGGTGTCAGGTCGAAGAGTCACCTGCGTTCATGACCGCTGATTCCGGGGGTCGGACGACTGCCGGCTTTACGGCCTATACGTACAATCCAGACGCCGGTTCTCTCACGGTCAAAAACGTCGAGCCGTCCCGCGTCGACGGGCGAACCGTGGTGTTCGTCTGA
- a CDS encoding CRISPR-associated endonuclease Cas3'', with protein sequence MTIRYSHPPEEGHDGVFLRDHLEDVAERVRYVVPADARTSAGEPVRDVVETLAYVHDFGKATTYFQQYLGMESGTPPDTRCRYHAPIGAFAAYYALDARGYDTETCLAGFVAVGKHHGTLPDVAEYVFERSHRRDGVSRGTQNANEQQQGAIAMQLQDIDDNTPKLGETVFEKATDGNGSWEEFHDGFLELLGGIESAVAASGTGVGVDRESLSESCYALVLECWGSLVLADKTSAASASKESELSEDTYGPEKPTLERLDEYIDDLEADACADPEGTRSERLNHYRSRAQSTVLENAELFADDGGGVATITLPTGMGKTLAGLSAALTTRDRIGGERIVYALPFTSIIDQVVDEAQDIYETNTAGRLLTAHHHLAETTIRDVDDGGADDADLNDDVAGMLAESWRAGLTVTTFVQLFESLAGPANKQSMKIPALRNSVVVLDEPQSLPLDWWKLVPRLVTMLTERYDATVIAMTATQPQLFDGAVELVDEPTAYFEATERVRYRLDPSTERYIDEQDGAKSYDDAATELLETLEGGDATLTVCNTIDSARKLTELVAERSPRLVDIGEIYAAELEAVGDPETVDPAAVAKRAETAGDRSLLHLSTRLRPIDRLTLIEAAKELTGRGHPLLTVSTQLVEAGVDISFDRVYRDLAPIDSIVQAAGRCNRSFERDRGEVTVWWLDAPEEQEKTPAEAVYNRGVSLLPVAARTLESVRGDGRFLEETTVAKDAVEKYYEALHQQKNVGKETYASYVDEARGDELEGLSLIDQRNAIDVVVCRTDEERAAVEAIQDAVDRYEFDEVNRQMDDLRTRQVSVPFYSADSKEARELGDLPPVHPKADVRYVDPSRPEFVDFFDPTTGFVVPDNTVERRFL encoded by the coding sequence ATGACGATTCGGTACTCCCATCCACCGGAGGAAGGTCACGATGGCGTCTTTCTCCGAGATCATCTCGAGGACGTGGCCGAACGCGTCCGATACGTGGTGCCGGCGGACGCCCGGACGTCGGCGGGAGAACCAGTGAGAGACGTTGTCGAGACGCTTGCGTACGTCCACGACTTCGGGAAGGCAACGACGTATTTCCAGCAGTACCTCGGTATGGAATCGGGGACGCCGCCGGACACTCGCTGTCGGTATCATGCCCCGATCGGAGCGTTCGCCGCCTACTACGCACTGGATGCCCGTGGATATGACACCGAGACCTGTCTCGCGGGCTTTGTCGCCGTCGGGAAACACCACGGAACCCTGCCGGACGTCGCCGAATACGTCTTCGAGCGGTCACACCGACGTGACGGCGTCTCGAGGGGCACCCAGAACGCCAACGAGCAACAACAGGGGGCGATCGCGATGCAACTTCAGGACATCGACGACAACACTCCCAAACTTGGGGAGACGGTGTTCGAAAAGGCGACCGACGGGAACGGCTCGTGGGAGGAGTTCCACGACGGATTCCTCGAGTTGCTCGGTGGGATTGAGTCAGCCGTCGCAGCCTCCGGAACCGGCGTCGGCGTCGACCGGGAATCGCTGTCGGAGTCATGTTACGCACTCGTCCTCGAGTGCTGGGGCTCGCTCGTGCTCGCCGACAAGACGAGCGCTGCCTCGGCCTCGAAGGAGTCGGAACTCTCCGAGGACACCTATGGACCCGAGAAACCGACCCTCGAGCGACTGGACGAGTACATCGACGACCTCGAGGCTGACGCGTGCGCTGACCCGGAGGGAACACGGAGCGAACGGCTGAACCACTACCGTTCGCGGGCACAGTCGACCGTCCTCGAGAACGCGGAGTTGTTCGCCGACGACGGCGGTGGCGTCGCGACGATTACGTTGCCAACAGGCATGGGAAAGACGCTCGCCGGGCTGTCAGCGGCACTCACGACCCGGGACCGAATCGGTGGCGAACGGATCGTTTACGCGCTCCCGTTTACCAGTATCATCGATCAGGTGGTCGACGAAGCCCAGGACATCTACGAGACCAATACTGCGGGCCGTCTGCTCACTGCCCATCACCATCTCGCAGAGACGACGATTCGAGACGTAGACGATGGTGGCGCCGACGATGCGGACTTAAATGACGACGTCGCCGGAATGCTCGCCGAGAGCTGGCGGGCCGGCCTGACCGTGACGACGTTTGTCCAGCTGTTCGAGAGTCTGGCAGGTCCGGCGAACAAACAGTCGATGAAGATTCCTGCGCTCCGAAACAGCGTCGTCGTCCTCGACGAGCCACAGAGCCTTCCGCTCGACTGGTGGAAACTCGTTCCCCGTCTCGTGACGATGCTAACGGAACGATACGACGCGACGGTCATCGCGATGACCGCGACACAGCCACAGCTGTTCGACGGCGCGGTCGAACTCGTCGACGAGCCGACTGCGTACTTCGAGGCGACCGAACGCGTCCGGTATCGCCTCGATCCGTCGACGGAACGGTACATCGACGAACAAGACGGCGCGAAGTCCTACGACGACGCAGCCACGGAACTGCTTGAGACCCTTGAGGGGGGCGACGCCACGCTCACGGTCTGTAACACGATCGACAGCGCGAGAAAACTGACCGAGCTCGTGGCGGAACGATCTCCCAGGCTGGTAGATATCGGAGAGATCTACGCCGCCGAACTCGAGGCCGTGGGTGATCCGGAGACTGTCGATCCAGCGGCGGTTGCCAAACGGGCCGAAACCGCTGGGGACCGGTCTCTCCTGCATCTCTCGACTCGGCTTCGCCCGATCGATCGGCTCACCCTGATCGAGGCGGCGAAGGAATTGACCGGACGCGGCCACCCGCTTCTCACAGTCTCGACCCAGCTCGTCGAAGCTGGCGTCGACATCAGTTTCGACCGCGTCTACCGCGATCTTGCGCCCATCGACAGCATCGTCCAAGCCGCCGGAAGGTGTAACCGGTCGTTCGAACGGGATCGGGGAGAGGTCACCGTCTGGTGGCTCGACGCGCCCGAAGAGCAGGAGAAGACCCCTGCAGAAGCCGTGTACAATCGCGGTGTCTCACTCCTGCCCGTCGCCGCGCGGACCCTCGAGTCCGTTCGTGGCGACGGGAGGTTCCTCGAGGAAACCACGGTCGCAAAGGACGCTGTCGAAAAATACTACGAGGCACTTCATCAGCAGAAAAACGTCGGTAAAGAGACGTACGCGAGCTACGTCGACGAGGCCCGGGGCGACGAACTCGAGGGGCTTTCGCTCATCGACCAGCGAAACGCCATCGACGTCGTCGTATGTCGAACGGACGAGGAACGGGCGGCCGTAGAGGCTATTCAGGATGCTGTAGATCGCTACGAGTTCGACGAGGTCAACCGGCAAATGGACGACCTCCGGACGAGACAGGTATCGGTTCCGTTCTACAGTGCCGATTCGAAGGAAGCACGAGAACTCGGAGACCTCCCACCGGTTCATCCCAAAGCGGACGTTCGGTACGTCGATCCCTCGAGGCCAGAGTTCGTGGACTTCTTCGATCCGACGACCGGCTTCGTCGTCCCGGACAACACCGTCGAACGGAGGTTCCTGTGA
- the cas2 gene encoding CRISPR-associated endonuclease Cas2, translating into MYVIMVYDLRAERTHKALKIGRRYLTHVQNSVLEGEISEGDLENLRGEIDELLEPGESTIIYELSSDTLLNRTVYGEDPTEDQRFL; encoded by the coding sequence ATGTACGTGATTATGGTGTACGATCTCCGAGCAGAACGCACACACAAAGCACTGAAGATCGGACGTCGCTACCTGACCCACGTCCAGAACTCCGTCCTTGAGGGCGAGATCTCGGAAGGCGACCTCGAGAATCTGCGTGGGGAGATCGACGAGCTACTCGAGCCTGGTGAATCGACGATCATCTACGAGCTGTCGTCCGATACACTTCTCAATCGAACGGTCTATGGTGAAGACCCTACAGAAGACCAGCGGTTTCTGTGA
- a CDS encoding CRISPR-associated protein Cas4 translates to MTDPDPVSRLLETARGNPVDEPFRVTGVMMQYYHVCKRELWFESRNLEIDRENPTVVRGTHVDDTAYSEKRRNLHLGMISLDVLEDGRVVEVKPSSTLTEPAKMQLSYYLWYLEHVADVERDGVLAHPRERKREPIKLTGERAEKVEDAIRGIYDVVTRESPPPAEEKPFCDACAYHDFCWC, encoded by the coding sequence GTGACCGACCCCGATCCCGTCTCCCGTCTTCTCGAGACCGCTCGCGGGAACCCCGTTGACGAGCCGTTTCGCGTCACCGGCGTGATGATGCAGTACTACCACGTCTGTAAGCGCGAACTCTGGTTCGAGTCGCGCAACCTCGAGATCGATCGCGAGAACCCTACGGTCGTCCGGGGTACTCACGTCGACGACACCGCCTACAGCGAGAAACGCCGCAACCTCCACCTCGGGATGATCTCGCTCGACGTCTTGGAGGACGGTCGTGTCGTCGAGGTCAAACCATCCTCGACGCTCACTGAACCCGCCAAAATGCAGCTGTCGTACTACCTCTGGTATCTCGAGCACGTCGCCGACGTCGAGCGGGACGGTGTGCTTGCCCATCCCCGCGAACGAAAGCGGGAGCCGATCAAACTCACCGGGGAACGTGCGGAGAAAGTCGAGGACGCCATCCGCGGAATCTACGACGTGGTGACTCGAGAGTCGCCACCGCCCGCGGAGGAAAAGCCGTTCTGCGATGCCTGTGCGTACCACGACTTTTGCTGGTGTTGA
- the cas1b gene encoding type I-B CRISPR-associated endonuclease Cas1b, with the protein MDRNYHVFSDGRIERKDDTVRVVTDDGEKKYVPVENAEALFLHGQIDFNTRLMSFLNDQGVAMHVFGWEDYYSGSIMPERGQTSGRTVVSQVRAYENENHRRRLAASIVAGSIHNMRTNAVYYDGRDRDLEAEIADLEAAAARVDDELPVDELMGVEASARKAYYRSFNEILPEEFRLSRREYNPPPNEVNSLISFGNSLVYANCVSAIRATALDPTISYLHEPGERRYSLSLDLADLFKPILADRVLFRLVNRGQIDRDDFETELGSCLLNERGRQTYSKAFEETLERTVEHPELNRKVSYQYLLRLEAYKLKKHLLTGESYDSFKRWW; encoded by the coding sequence ATGGATAGGAACTACCACGTGTTTTCGGACGGTCGCATCGAACGCAAAGACGATACGGTCCGGGTCGTCACCGACGACGGTGAGAAGAAGTACGTCCCAGTCGAGAACGCCGAGGCACTATTTCTCCACGGGCAGATCGATTTCAACACGCGCCTGATGTCGTTTCTGAACGATCAGGGCGTCGCCATGCACGTGTTTGGCTGGGAAGACTATTACTCCGGCTCGATCATGCCAGAGCGAGGCCAGACCTCGGGACGAACGGTCGTCTCACAGGTCAGAGCCTACGAGAACGAGAACCATCGGCGACGACTCGCCGCATCGATCGTCGCTGGAAGCATCCACAACATGCGAACGAACGCCGTCTACTACGACGGCCGCGACCGCGACCTTGAGGCCGAGATCGCCGACCTCGAGGCAGCCGCTGCTCGCGTTGACGACGAGCTTCCCGTCGACGAACTGATGGGGGTCGAGGCGAGCGCTCGGAAAGCGTACTACCGATCGTTCAACGAAATCCTCCCCGAAGAGTTCCGGCTCTCGAGACGGGAGTACAACCCGCCGCCGAACGAGGTCAACAGTCTGATCTCCTTTGGCAACTCGCTAGTCTACGCGAACTGTGTCTCCGCAATTCGAGCGACTGCACTCGATCCGACCATCAGCTACCTCCACGAACCCGGTGAACGGCGCTACTCGCTGTCCCTGGATCTCGCCGATCTCTTTAAGCCAATTCTGGCCGACCGCGTACTGTTCCGTCTCGTCAATCGCGGACAGATTGATCGAGACGACTTCGAGACCGAACTCGGTTCGTGTCTACTGAACGAACGGGGCCGACAAACTTACTCGAAAGCGTTCGAAGAGACGCTCGAACGAACCGTAGAGCATCCGGAGCTGAACAGAAAGGTTAGCTACCAGTACCTGCTCCGACTCGAGGCGTATAAACTCAAAAAGCACCTGTTGACCGGTGAATCCTACGATTCGTTCAAGCGATGGTGGTAA